The following proteins are co-located in the Halarcobacter sp. genome:
- a CDS encoding LysE family translocator encodes MTLYSMLAFAGAMFLLAITPGPGVFATISRGLASGFNNAAFVVLGIVLGDIIFLLLAIFGLSAIASVLGDFFIIVKYLGGAYLLYLGYKILTSKIDETKVDGVYELSWKKNFLAGLLITLANPKVILFYLGFLPTFVNLQTLTVIDIIIISTIVTIVLGGVMLGYAYSASGAKKLFKSKSAKRKMNVVAGTTMLSAGGVLIAKA; translated from the coding sequence ATGACATTGTATAGTATGTTAGCTTTTGCTGGTGCGATGTTTTTATTAGCAATCACTCCTGGACCTGGAGTGTTTGCAACAATTTCAAGAGGTTTAGCTTCAGGTTTTAATAATGCTGCTTTTGTAGTATTAGGTATTGTGTTAGGAGATATCATCTTCTTGCTTTTAGCAATTTTTGGTCTTAGTGCCATAGCTTCTGTTTTAGGTGATTTTTTTATAATAGTAAAATATTTAGGTGGAGCATATCTTTTATATCTTGGATATAAAATATTAACTTCAAAAATTGATGAGACAAAAGTTGATGGTGTATATGAACTATCTTGGAAGAAAAACTTTTTAGCCGGACTTTTAATAACTCTTGCTAACCCAAAAGTAATACTATTTTATTTGGGATTTTTGCCAACATTTGTAAATCTTCAAACTTTAACAGTTATTGATATAATAATTATTTCAACTATTGTAACTATTGTACTTGGTGGAGTAATGCTTGGATATGCGTATAGTGCAAGTGGCGCAAAAAAACTATTTAAAAGTAAAAGTGCAAAAAGAAAAATGAATGTAGTTGCAGGAACTACAATGTTAAGTGCTGGTGGCGTTCTTATTGCAAAAGCTTAA
- a CDS encoding methyl-accepting chemotaxis protein translates to MKNLSINMKLMLLIIGSLLFLSVVILSISVRESIKHSEKEKLTQLKSITEAKKQHISEYFKTIEGLIISTANSASTQDAFNEFIRGFYTISAQSSSEVDMQKVKDELIKHYNEFYINKINFNLPDVPAKKETTKYLPQDDNGILAQYMYIIKNEAKIGEKNKLNQSNTFFNNYAFAHTRFHETFNMILEKFSLYDIFLVDLKGTVIYSTFKEKDYATNLMTGPYSNSGIAKANKTAYKLKKGEVAFSDFEPYEPSYNAPASFLATPVFNNQNRRVGNLIIQFPTDKIDSIMNFNGNYENAGLGKSGNSFLVGDDYKMRNNHRYLNKIDNKHVKSSKTSIALHEIKNEAIKAALENKTGATIIVKDDGKKYLIAYSGLKVFDKQWGIISEIADAEALAGSIKLNIILASISFAVLVLIIFISVYILRSSIIKPIKDFENGLMSFFRYLNNETNEVVYLDESKKDEIGQMSKVVNKNINKTKEGIEKDRKLINETVKVLSEFEQGDLSQRIDANSENPSLNELKKVINDMGNNLEANIDDILKVLETYTKYNYLQKVDSKNLKKHLLKLANGVNLLGDSITEMLIENKTNGLKLDDSSDKLIRSVEVLANNTNSAAASIEETSAAIEEINSNIISNNQNVQKMASYSQEVNSSVKNGEELAQKTTLAMDEINKQVSAINESITVIDQIAFQTNILSLNAAVEAATAGEAGKGFAVVAQEVRNLAARSAEAAKEIKDLVENANIKANEGKQISDAMIEGYISLSKNINNTIELIGAVSDSSKEQQIGISQINESVASLDKQTQENANIAQDTNNIAQQTDIISKQVVASANEKEFKGKNDIQID, encoded by the coding sequence ATGAAAAATCTTAGTATAAATATGAAGTTAATGCTACTAATTATTGGTAGTTTATTGTTCTTATCTGTTGTAATTTTATCAATTAGTGTACGTGAGAGTATAAAACATTCTGAAAAGGAAAAGTTAACTCAGTTAAAATCTATAACTGAAGCAAAAAAACAACATATTTCTGAATACTTTAAAACTATCGAGGGTTTAATTATTTCTACTGCAAACTCTGCTTCTACACAAGATGCCTTTAATGAATTTATTAGAGGTTTTTATACTATCTCAGCACAATCAAGTTCTGAAGTAGATATGCAAAAAGTAAAAGATGAGCTTATAAAACATTATAATGAATTTTATATAAACAAAATAAATTTTAATTTGCCAGATGTTCCAGCAAAAAAAGAGACTACAAAATATTTACCACAAGATGATAATGGAATTTTAGCTCAATATATGTATATTATAAAAAATGAAGCAAAAATTGGAGAAAAAAATAAATTAAATCAGTCAAATACTTTTTTTAATAATTATGCTTTTGCTCACACAAGGTTTCATGAAACTTTTAATATGATTTTAGAAAAATTTTCTTTATATGATATTTTTCTTGTTGATTTAAAAGGAACAGTTATTTATAGTACTTTTAAAGAGAAAGATTATGCAACAAATTTGATGACTGGACCATATTCTAATAGTGGTATTGCTAAAGCAAATAAAACAGCATATAAGCTTAAAAAAGGTGAAGTTGCATTTTCTGATTTTGAACCATATGAACCAAGCTACAATGCACCAGCTTCTTTTTTAGCAACACCTGTATTTAATAATCAAAATAGAAGAGTTGGAAATTTAATAATCCAATTTCCTACAGATAAAATTGATTCAATTATGAATTTTAATGGAAATTATGAAAATGCAGGATTAGGAAAAAGTGGAAATTCATTTTTAGTTGGTGATGATTATAAAATGAGAAATAATCACAGGTATTTAAATAAAATTGATAATAAACATGTAAAAAGTTCAAAAACAAGTATTGCTTTACATGAGATAAAGAATGAAGCAATAAAAGCAGCATTAGAAAATAAAACCGGTGCTACTATAATAGTTAAAGATGATGGAAAAAAATATTTAATTGCTTATTCTGGTCTTAAAGTCTTTGATAAACAATGGGGTATAATCTCTGAAATAGCTGATGCTGAAGCTCTAGCAGGAAGTATAAAATTAAATATAATTTTGGCCTCAATCTCTTTTGCAGTTTTAGTTTTAATAATCTTTATTTCAGTATATATTTTAAGAAGTTCTATTATTAAACCAATAAAAGATTTTGAAAATGGACTAATGTCATTTTTTAGATATTTAAATAATGAAACAAATGAGGTAGTTTATTTAGATGAATCAAAAAAAGATGAAATTGGACAAATGTCAAAAGTTGTAAATAAAAATATCAATAAGACAAAAGAAGGGATTGAAAAAGATAGAAAACTTATAAATGAAACAGTAAAAGTTTTATCAGAGTTTGAACAAGGCGATTTATCACAAAGAATAGATGCAAACTCTGAGAATCCATCTTTAAATGAATTAAAAAAAGTGATTAATGATATGGGTAATAATTTAGAAGCAAATATTGATGATATTTTAAAAGTACTAGAAACTTATACCAAATACAATTATTTACAAAAAGTGGATTCAAAAAATTTAAAAAAACATTTACTAAAACTTGCTAATGGGGTTAATCTTTTAGGGGATTCTATAACTGAAATGTTAATTGAAAACAAAACAAACGGACTTAAACTTGATGATAGTTCAGACAAATTAATTAGGAGTGTTGAAGTTTTAGCAAATAATACAAATTCTGCTGCAGCCTCTATTGAGGAGACTTCGGCTGCAATAGAAGAGATAAATAGTAATATAATTTCAAATAATCAAAATGTGCAAAAGATGGCTTCATATTCTCAAGAGGTTAATTCTTCTGTTAAAAATGGTGAAGAGTTAGCCCAAAAAACAACTTTAGCAATGGATGAGATAAATAAGCAAGTAAGTGCAATAAATGAATCAATTACAGTAATTGACCAAATTGCATTTCAAACTAATATCTTATCTTTAAACGCAGCTGTTGAAGCGGCAACAGCGGGAGAAGCAGGTAAAGGTTTTGCTGTAGTTGCACAAGAAGTAAGAAACTTGGCAGCTAGAAGTGCTGAAGCAGCAAAAGAGATTAAAGATTTAGTAGAAAATGCCAATATAAAAGCAAATGAAGGTAAACAAATTTCAGATGCGATGATTGAAGGATATATTAGTCTTAGTAAAAATATAAATAATACAATAGAGCTTATTGGTGCAGTTTCTGATTCTTCTAAAGAGCAACAAATAGGTATATCTCAAATAAATGAAAGTGTAGCTAGTTTAGATAAACAAACACAAGAGAATGCAAATATTGCCCAAGATACTAATAATATTGCCCAGCAAACAGATATTATTTCTAAACAAGTAGTTGCAAGTGCAAATGAAAAAGAGTTTAAAGGAAAGAATGATATACAAATAGATTAA
- a CDS encoding SDR family oxidoreductase — protein sequence MKKTAIVTGYSSGIGEAICSTLEMNNYKIIRLTSRLEDSQNIEGEVKELLKKVEIDILINCAGVGVFKPHEEISVSKIKELIDINLTAPILLSNLCLRSLKKTKGHIINISSIEAVRHSKFSALYTATKAGLRNFSLSLFEELRRSDVKVTNINPDLTKTNFFDEFNFEPSDKKEAHLLPSQIANTVLDIINFEGVITEMTVRPQRLEIKKK from the coding sequence ATGAAAAAAACAGCAATAGTAACGGGATATTCTTCTGGCATAGGTGAAGCTATTTGTTCTACTTTAGAAATGAATAATTATAAAATAATAAGATTAACAAGTAGACTAGAAGATTCACAAAACATTGAGGGTGAAGTAAAAGAGTTGTTAAAAAAAGTTGAAATAGATATATTAATAAATTGTGCTGGTGTAGGTGTTTTTAAACCCCATGAAGAGATATCTGTGAGTAAAATAAAAGAGTTGATTGATATAAATCTTACAGCACCAATTTTATTATCTAATTTATGTCTAAGAAGTCTTAAAAAAACAAAAGGGCATATTATAAATATCTCTTCAATAGAAGCAGTGCGTCACTCTAAGTTTTCAGCTTTGTATACAGCAACAAAAGCTGGACTTAGGAATTTTTCATTAAGTTTATTTGAAGAGCTTAGGAGAAGTGATGTAAAGGTTACTAACATAAATCCAGATTTAACAAAAACAAATTTTTTTGATGAATTCAATTTTGAACCTTCAGATAAAAAAGAAGCTCATCTTTTACCTTCTCAAATAGCAAATACAGTATTAGATATAATAAACTTTGAAGGTGTTATTACAGAAATGACAGTTAGACCGCAGCGATTGGAAATAAAGAAAAAATAA
- a CDS encoding biopolymer transporter ExbD, which yields MRKKRETIAPDLTPLIDVVFILLIFFIVSSVFKKEELALILDLPSSEAQEVEIEPKQISLEISKDEFAIYGKVVTLEELDNHLAKVTNKDKNIIVRIDKNVVYEKVVKVLDSLQKYSLNNLSLVTNKEK from the coding sequence ATGAGAAAAAAAAGAGAAACTATAGCTCCTGATTTAACTCCATTGATTGATGTGGTTTTTATATTGTTGATATTTTTTATTGTTTCTTCAGTATTCAAAAAAGAGGAACTTGCACTTATTTTAGACCTTCCTTCATCTGAGGCACAAGAGGTTGAAATAGAGCCTAAACAAATCTCATTAGAGATAAGTAAAGATGAGTTTGCCATCTATGGCAAAGTTGTTACTCTTGAAGAGCTTGATAATCATTTAGCAAAAGTTACAAATAAAGATAAAAATATTATTGTAAGAATTGATAAAAATGTTGTTTATGAAAAAGTTGTAAAGGTACTTGATAGTTTGCAAAAATATAGTTTAAATAATTTATCTCTTGTCACAAATAAAGAAAAATAG
- a CDS encoding methyltransferase domain-containing protein: protein MNSHTVKQAFEKAIELQKSGSTTQAITIYKDILDDDKANFEANFELGNCYKNCKDYNKALFYLKEASKANNKCYTCHYSMAEIYDKLCKYEFSLFHLEKVIRVCPEFYEVLFSIAQCYRKMKNEGKMHEYLNKTLAKLPEHPGANHLLASLNEETKSDYSSLYARDLFDRYAGHFEEHLVSSLKYQVPFIIKEKLLSLNSAKDSKILDLGCGTGLLGKTVVDSFPNLVGVDISSNMIDETRKKDIYSELHTNDIQEFLLKSVQEYDLIIAADVFIYIGALKTIFSRIKKSINSNSYFIFTIELLNEFDKESFHLAKSGRFSHTIEYIESLCKDYGFEIIDKEKIILRQENKIGQKGVIFILKKDKS, encoded by the coding sequence ATGAATTCACATACTGTTAAACAGGCTTTTGAAAAAGCTATTGAACTTCAAAAGTCTGGATCAACTACACAAGCAATAACAATTTACAAAGATATTTTGGATGATGATAAGGCTAATTTTGAAGCTAATTTTGAATTAGGTAATTGTTACAAAAATTGTAAAGATTATAATAAAGCACTTTTTTATTTAAAAGAAGCAAGCAAGGCTAATAACAAATGTTATACCTGTCATTATAGTATGGCTGAGATTTATGATAAACTTTGTAAATATGAATTTTCTCTTTTTCATTTAGAAAAGGTAATAAGAGTTTGTCCAGAATTTTATGAGGTACTTTTTTCGATAGCACAATGTTATAGAAAAATGAAAAATGAAGGAAAAATGCATGAGTATCTTAATAAAACACTTGCTAAACTCCCCGAACATCCAGGAGCAAACCATCTATTAGCATCTTTAAATGAAGAAACAAAAAGTGATTATTCTTCTTTGTATGCTAGAGATCTTTTTGATAGATATGCTGGTCATTTTGAAGAACATCTTGTTTCTTCTTTAAAGTATCAAGTTCCATTTATAATAAAAGAAAAATTATTATCTTTAAACTCTGCCAAAGATTCTAAAATATTAGATTTAGGGTGTGGTACGGGCTTATTAGGGAAAACTGTTGTTGATTCTTTCCCAAATTTAGTAGGGGTTGATATATCTTCTAATATGATAGATGAAACAAGAAAAAAGGATATTTATTCTGAACTTCATACCAATGATATTCAAGAGTTTCTTTTAAAAAGTGTACAAGAGTATGATTTAATCATAGCAGCTGATGTCTTTATATATATTGGGGCTTTGAAAACTATTTTTTCACGTATAAAAAAGTCTATTAATAGTAATAGTTATTTTATATTTACAATTGAACTTTTAAATGAATTTGATAAAGAAAGTTTTCATTTAGCAAAAAGTGGAAGGTTTTCTCACACTATAGAGTATATAGAATCTTTATGCAAAGACTATGGTTTTGAAATTATAGATAAAGAGAAAATTATCTTAAGACAAGAAAATAAAATAGGGCAAAAAGGGGTTATCTTTATATTAAAAAAAGATAAGAGTTAG
- a CDS encoding MotA/TolQ/ExbB proton channel family protein, with the protein MFLVDLVSQLNLMEYINRGGVIVYILIALNILGFSIMLWKFIELFIAKFQKDSTAKKITNLIKENDDKYEEKVLKNALDKYLSKLELGLNTIKIIASISPLLGLLGTVIGVLNSFDSISKSGLGDPTIFSTGISIALITTVAGLIVAIPHYIGYNYLIGFIDNLEHKIEERVIVKL; encoded by the coding sequence ATGTTTTTAGTTGATTTAGTAAGCCAATTAAATCTTATGGAATATATAAACAGAGGTGGAGTTATTGTATATATTCTAATTGCTCTAAATATCTTAGGTTTTTCAATAATGTTATGGAAATTTATTGAACTGTTTATTGCAAAATTCCAAAAAGATTCTACAGCAAAAAAAATAACCAATCTTATAAAAGAGAATGATGATAAATATGAAGAGAAGGTTTTAAAAAACGCTTTAGATAAATATCTAAGTAAGCTAGAACTGGGATTAAATACTATAAAAATTATAGCTTCTATCTCACCACTTCTTGGATTACTTGGTACTGTAATTGGGGTATTAAACTCTTTTGATTCTATTTCAAAATCTGGATTGGGAGACCCTACAATATTTTCTACAGGGATTTCAATAGCACTGATAACTACAGTTGCTGGACTTATAGTTGCAATTCCTCACTATATTGGATACAACTATTTAATAGGTTTTATAGATAATTTAGAGCACAAAATTGAAGAAAGAGTTATAGTAAAACTATGA
- a CDS encoding PAS domain S-box protein, with amino-acid sequence MGDKHYLKAELDEYIKNDVSIFDFIQSASLDGIWYWDLENPKNQWMSDKFWKVLGYDPNKKKNLSSEWQELVNEEDLKLSIDNFNKHLKDPNHPYDQILRYKHANGSTAWIRCRGMAIRDKDGNPYRMVGAHNDMTIVMDGLKKLEKYNGLSRLNKNLTQKYNEEHQQRLEIERINKDIERYINLIDKFIISSTIDLEGNILNVSDAYCKISGFSKDELIGESYIKDAFPNSENLDIKDLKKLTKESDTWEGERKNLRKDGTTYWLKTTITPIIDDNENIIGYSTLNVDITDKNIVKQNNLELKTIKETLDNAVKIARLGTWEWNLSRDIMKFSKISYEIFGLEEGKLIDFQSFKNFVVKDDKKRYKRVINRALKKKTSFSFEYRIYRGFEIRKVWVIGNPIIENEKVVRVTGILQDITELKQVEEELEEAQKIAKIGHYNYNIKNDIFTNSYIIDEIFGFDEKITKHFKVWSDLIHKDDKERVKKYFDGIYKENKKFDTEYRIINKKTKSIRWVHMLGELSFDREGNVTSFFGTIQDITARKELESNLLQAHNVFENTHDGILVTDSEGKILNVNKSFEKITGYKIEEVIGLNPSILKSGIHDDDFYKDLWREVRTNGYWSGEIHNKTKNGKIYQELLTVNAIYDESGHVCNFIGLFSDITKQKKQDKLILQQSRTAAIGEMLENIAHQWRQPLSIISTSATGLKFLLEMDSEDKIPKEKVLNVLDDVNNYAQYLSTTIEDFRSFFKGDMTKIKRFNIKETLDKITNLTKDSFMHNFIHLVDYTEDKDFFIENNENILTQALINIYNNAKDALAEYVGDKEKRYFFISIEESENTLYLHFKDNAGGISTNIMNQIFDPYFTTKHESIGTGLGLYMTYQIVTKQLNGTIEVHNVNFEYEGKFFKGAEFIIGIPINNTN; translated from the coding sequence ATGGGGGATAAACATTATTTAAAAGCTGAACTTGATGAATATATAAAAAATGATGTATCAATTTTTGATTTTATTCAATCTGCTTCACTTGATGGTATTTGGTATTGGGATTTAGAAAATCCCAAAAACCAATGGATGAGTGATAAGTTTTGGAAAGTTTTAGGATACGATCCAAATAAAAAGAAAAATCTTTCTTCAGAATGGCAAGAGTTGGTAAATGAAGAGGATTTAAAACTATCTATTGACAACTTTAATAAACATTTAAAAGATCCAAATCACCCTTATGATCAAATTTTAAGATATAAACATGCAAATGGTTCTACAGCTTGGATAAGATGTAGGGGTATGGCCATTAGAGATAAAGATGGAAATCCTTACAGAATGGTTGGTGCTCATAATGATATGACTATTGTTATGGATGGTTTAAAAAAATTAGAAAAATATAATGGTCTTAGTAGATTAAATAAAAACTTAACACAAAAATATAATGAAGAGCATCAACAAAGATTAGAGATAGAAAGAATTAATAAAGATATTGAAAGATATATAAATCTAATAGACAAATTCATAATATCTTCAACTATTGATTTAGAAGGAAATATTTTAAATGTATCTGATGCATATTGTAAGATATCTGGGTTCTCAAAAGATGAATTAATAGGTGAATCTTATATAAAAGATGCTTTCCCAAACTCTGAAAATCTTGATATTAAAGACTTAAAAAAACTTACAAAAGAGTCTGATACTTGGGAAGGTGAGAGAAAAAATCTAAGAAAAGATGGAACAACTTATTGGCTTAAAACTACAATAACACCTATAATTGATGATAATGAAAATATTATTGGATATTCTACTTTAAATGTTGATATTACAGATAAGAATATTGTTAAACAGAATAATCTTGAGTTAAAAACTATCAAAGAAACATTAGATAACGCAGTAAAGATAGCTAGACTTGGTACTTGGGAATGGAATTTATCTAGAGATATTATGAAGTTTTCAAAAATATCATATGAGATATTTGGTTTAGAAGAGGGTAAATTAATAGATTTTCAAAGTTTCAAAAATTTTGTTGTTAAAGATGATAAAAAAAGATATAAAAGAGTAATAAATAGAGCATTAAAGAAAAAAACATCTTTCTCCTTTGAATATAGAATCTATCGAGGTTTTGAAATACGAAAAGTGTGGGTTATTGGAAATCCAATTATAGAAAATGAAAAAGTTGTAAGAGTTACTGGAATACTACAAGATATTACAGAACTAAAGCAAGTTGAAGAGGAATTAGAGGAAGCTCAAAAAATTGCAAAAATAGGACATTATAATTACAATATAAAAAATGATATATTTACTAACTCATATATTATTGATGAGATATTTGGTTTTGATGAAAAAATAACAAAACACTTTAAAGTATGGTCAGATTTAATACATAAAGATGATAAAGAGAGAGTAAAAAAATATTTTGATGGTATTTATAAAGAGAATAAAAAATTTGATACTGAATATAGAATTATAAATAAAAAAACAAAATCTATTAGATGGGTTCATATGTTAGGAGAACTTTCTTTTGATAGAGAAGGAAATGTTACTTCTTTTTTTGGAACTATACAAGATATTACAGCTAGAAAAGAGTTAGAGAGTAATCTTTTACAAGCTCATAATGTATTTGAAAATACTCATGATGGGATTTTAGTTACAGATAGTGAAGGAAAAATATTAAATGTAAATAAATCCTTTGAAAAGATAACAGGATATAAAATTGAAGAGGTTATAGGACTTAATCCATCAATTTTAAAATCAGGAATACATGATGATGATTTTTATAAAGATTTATGGAGAGAAGTTAGAACAAATGGTTATTGGAGTGGAGAGATTCATAACAAAACTAAAAATGGGAAAATATATCAAGAGTTGTTAACTGTTAATGCAATATATGATGAAAGTGGTCATGTATGCAATTTTATAGGGCTTTTTAGTGATATAACAAAACAGAAAAAACAAGACAAATTGATACTTCAACAATCAAGAACAGCAGCAATTGGAGAGATGCTAGAAAATATTGCCCACCAATGGAGACAGCCACTTTCAATAATATCAACATCTGCAACAGGCTTAAAATTTTTGTTAGAGATGGATTCAGAAGATAAAATTCCTAAAGAAAAAGTTCTAAATGTTTTAGATGATGTGAATAATTATGCACAATATTTATCTACAACAATTGAGGATTTTAGAAGTTTTTTCAAAGGTGATATGACAAAAATTAAAAGATTTAATATAAAAGAAACTCTTGATAAAATTACAAACCTTACAAAAGATTCATTTATGCATAATTTTATTCATTTAGTAGATTATACAGAAGATAAAGATTTTTTTATTGAAAATAATGAAAATATTTTAACTCAAGCCTTGATTAATATATACAATAATGCAAAAGATGCCCTTGCTGAATATGTTGGAGATAAAGAGAAAAGATACTTTTTTATATCAATAGAAGAATCAGAAAATACTTTATATCTTCACTTTAAAGATAATGCTGGAGGGATTAGTACTAATATTATGAATCAAATCTTTGACCCATATTTTACAACTAAACATGAATCTATTGGTACAGGGCTAGGTTTATATATGACATATCAAATAGTTACAAAACAGTTAAATGGTACAATTGAAGTTCATAATGTGAATTTTGAATATGAAGGAAAATTTTTTAAAGGTGCAGAATTTATAATAGGAATACCTATAAATAATACAAATTAG
- a CDS encoding DedA family protein — protein sequence MLHEIVDFIVNTVGSLGYIGIFIMMFLESSFFPFPSEIVMVPAGYLAYKGEMNLALAIFAGIAGSLAGAVFNYFLAVKFGRRFLSKYGKYVLIKEETLEKMENFFAKHGHISTFSGRLIPAVRQYISLPAGLAKMNIWKFSLYTSLGAGIWVLILALLGYFIGSNQELIDEYLKIIIVSILILLAIFILFYIRIKMKKGIINKWNKK from the coding sequence ATGCTTCACGAAATAGTAGATTTTATAGTAAATACAGTTGGTAGTTTAGGATATATAGGTATCTTTATTATGATGTTTTTGGAGAGTTCATTTTTCCCTTTCCCTTCTGAAATTGTGATGGTTCCAGCAGGATATTTAGCGTATAAAGGGGAGATGAATCTTGCTTTAGCGATATTTGCAGGTATTGCAGGAAGTTTAGCTGGAGCAGTGTTTAACTACTTTTTAGCTGTAAAATTTGGGAGAAGATTTTTAAGTAAATATGGTAAATATGTTTTAATAAAAGAAGAGACTTTGGAAAAAATGGAAAACTTCTTTGCAAAGCATGGTCATATCTCTACTTTTAGTGGAAGACTTATCCCTGCTGTTAGACAATATATCTCATTGCCTGCTGGTTTAGCCAAAATGAATATTTGGAAGTTTTCTTTATATACAAGTTTAGGTGCGGGAATTTGGGTTCTTATACTTGCTTTATTGGGTTATTTTATTGGTTCAAATCAAGAATTAATTGATGAGTATTTAAAAATAATTATAGTTTCTATTTTAATATTATTAGCAATTTTTATTTTATTCTACATTCGAATAAAAATGAAAAAAGGCATCATAAACAAGTGGAATAAAAAATGA
- a CDS encoding energy transducer TonB, which translates to MISKFIFVVSITFVLLVHFTILNNQRVKEKEIVVSKPTTISKISFQKVVLKKKKPKKIEKKKVLEKIAKPKPVKRKIKKIVKKSKNKVIKKIPEKKLVKKYEEKKKIEKIVKKQEPKIDPSLVKKVTKVKPKKQLVSNEKKDFIKNEYLSKLREVIEKNKVYPKRAKRLKQEGKVLISFEILKDGTIKKINLKDPSKFKRLNNAALDLLKKINRFQPIPKELGKNSLTIDIPISYNIYNS; encoded by the coding sequence ATGATTAGTAAATTCATTTTTGTAGTTTCGATAACATTTGTACTGTTAGTACATTTTACTATTTTAAACAATCAAAGGGTAAAAGAGAAGGAGATCGTTGTATCAAAACCTACAACTATTTCTAAAATATCTTTTCAGAAAGTGGTTTTAAAAAAGAAAAAACCTAAAAAGATTGAAAAGAAAAAAGTGCTTGAAAAAATAGCTAAGCCAAAGCCTGTAAAAAGAAAAATTAAAAAGATTGTAAAAAAAAGTAAAAATAAAGTTATAAAAAAAATACCTGAAAAAAAGCTGGTCAAAAAATATGAAGAAAAAAAGAAAATAGAAAAAATTGTAAAAAAGCAAGAACCAAAAATTGACCCATCCTTAGTTAAAAAAGTTACAAAGGTTAAACCTAAAAAACAATTGGTATCAAATGAGAAAAAAGATTTTATTAAGAATGAATATTTATCAAAACTAAGAGAAGTAATAGAAAAAAATAAAGTCTACCCAAAAAGAGCAAAAAGGCTTAAACAAGAGGGGAAAGTATTAATAAGTTTTGAGATATTAAAAGATGGAACAATCAAAAAAATAAATCTAAAAGACCCGAGTAAATTTAAAAGGCTAAATAATGCTGCATTAGATTTACTTAAAAAAATCAATAGGTTTCAACCTATTCCAAAAGAATTAGGGAAAAATAGTTTGACTATAGATATTCCCATTAGTTACAACATATATAATAGTTAG
- a CDS encoding threonine/serine exporter family protein — protein sequence MEILIKYLINAIFAAIPAVGFGMVFNVPRDTLLKCAYGGAIAYCSREFFMDLNFSLELATFFASTLVGVIALYWSRKYIVPRPVYTIASIIPLLPGKQAFGAIINLITMNAHGVTPDLITLFIDNSLKTIIVLGGIGFGLALPSLYYIRYNRPII from the coding sequence ATGGAAATCCTAATTAAATATTTAATAAATGCTATTTTTGCAGCAATTCCAGCAGTTGGTTTTGGGATGGTTTTTAATGTACCAAGAGATACTCTTTTAAAATGTGCTTATGGTGGAGCAATAGCTTATTGCTCAAGAGAATTTTTTATGGATTTAAATTTTTCTTTAGAACTTGCAACCTTTTTTGCTTCAACTTTAGTTGGTGTGATTGCTTTATACTGGTCTAGAAAATATATAGTACCAAGACCTGTTTATACTATTGCTTCAATTATCCCTTTACTACCTGGGAAACAAGCTTTTGGAGCAATAATAAATCTTATAACTATGAATGCCCATGGAGTTACACCAGATTTAATCACATTGTTTATTGATAACTCTTTAAAAACAATTATTGTTCTTGGGGGTATTGGATTTGGACTTGCCTTACCATCACTTTATTATATAAGATACAATAGACCTATTATTTAG